AATTCAACCAATTCTTCTTTGACAAATTCTACTGGAGCCTCTGCTCGACCACCAGTGTAAGTAATAAGAAATTCCACCAATGATTGTTTTACTTATAAAGTTTAAGAGCattaatattcgaatatatacaattacaGATCATCTCGTCTACCTTTGCCTCTACCTAAGTTGCCAGTTAGACCACGTACAATGGTATTGCAGCAAGATTTTCTTCCTGATAAAGCAAGGTAATGGAATACAGTTTTATGGAGTTTATTTACAACTGTTAATATTGGGAAATTAGTAACAACATATGCATATGAAACATTACAGAGATAAGTTACGAATGTGTCAATCTATGCAAAGTACTGGAAAATTGCAATTAAATCCAGATGTGGTATATGATTTCACAAGTGAGGACCTTCAAGATTTAGGGGAAATAGGAAGAGGAGGATTTGGAActgtaaataaaatgatacatAGGATAAGCAATACTGTTATGGCTGTGAAGGTATGTAAGCattttcgattcgaaaatgtaatttatatttacacatatattgatatttctaCAGTATTTCGAGAtcttatttgtatatttcataattttgatTAGAGAATACGTTCAACAGTGGATGAAAGAGAACAGAAACAATTATTGATGGATTTGGAGGTTGTAATGAAATCCAACGAATGCCCTTGCATTGTGCAGTTTTATGGAGCTTTATTTAAAGAGGTTTGTTTTGGTAACAGTTAGTAGTCatgttcattttaatattattaactatGCTATCATATTATGATTAATGTAGGGAGATTGTTGGATTTGTATGGAGTTGATGGACACCTCTTTagacaaattttataaattcatctATGAGAGATTAAATGAGAGGATACCTGAGTGTATTTTAGGAAAAATTACAGTAGCCACTGTAAAAGCGCTGAATTACctcaaagaaaaattgaaaataattcatagaGATGTAAAACCTAGCAATATTTTACTTGATCGCCGTGGCAATATAAAACTTTGCGATTTTGGTATATCAGGACAACTAGTAGACTCTATCGCACGAACTAGGGACGCTGGTTGCAGACCGTATATGGCGGTAAGCGTATATTTTATGAGtcgttattttttaactatttttatttttacggaCATAATTTTTCAGCCGGAAAGGATAGACCCTCAGCGAGCAAGAGGTTACGATGTAAGAAGTGACGTGTGGTCATTGGGTATTACTTTAATGGAGGTTGCTACCGGTTACTTTCCTTATCCAAAATGGAACTCCGTTTTCGAACAACTCTATCAGGTAGTACAGGGTGATCCACCCCGTTTGTCTCCCAACGAAAACGGAAATCATTTTACAATGGATTTTGTAAACTTTGTGAATACATGGTgtgtgttttata
This window of the Vespula vulgaris chromosome 1, iyVesVulg1.1, whole genome shotgun sequence genome carries:
- the LOC127070015 gene encoding dual specificity mitogen-activated protein kinase kinase 4 — its product is MAENQGNSSNQTNSGSSRSFNFQRLDFRSNNDIQNEMSEKRRQLKLSFQTQGSNLSFANSTNSSLTNSTGASARPPVSSRLPLPLPKLPVRPRTMVLQQDFLPDKARDKLRMCQSMQSTGKLQLNPDVVYDFTSEDLQDLGEIGRGGFGTVNKMIHRISNTVMAVKRIRSTVDEREQKQLLMDLEVVMKSNECPCIVQFYGALFKEGDCWICMELMDTSLDKFYKFIYERLNERIPECILGKITVATVKALNYLKEKLKIIHRDVKPSNILLDRRGNIKLCDFGISGQLVDSIARTRDAGCRPYMAPERIDPQRARGYDVRSDVWSLGITLMEVATGYFPYPKWNSVFEQLYQVVQGDPPRLSPNENGNHFTMDFVNFVNTCLIKEETQRPKYNKLLEHAFIRKAEEATIDVAAYISGVLDNMANNGVTPFTTNQP